The Pedobacter mucosus genome window below encodes:
- the rseP gene encoding RIP metalloprotease RseP translates to MNGLIMAGQLLLGLSLLVILHELGHFLAARAFGIKVEKFYLFFDAWGFKLFSFKRGDVEYGVGWLPLGGYVKIAGMIDESMDTEQMAQPAQPWEFRSKPAWQRLIVMLGGIIVNVIVGIFIFWMLTFSKGQTYIVNTKLADGISVGAIGRDIGLQSGDKILAINGKKLIRFEDILSSKVIFGDAQLTVLRGDKTLYVTVPDNVLNKISKNEKENFISPRFKMGSIKEVSAPNEKTDSPSFFDKLFRRERVIPEYPAYAAGIKAGDSILSVNGKEIIFFDQFKDEISKNVDKPVAIHALRKGKAVDFKLTVTADGIIGVIPNFNELPTAHVDYSFAEALPVGANMAWSTFADNAKGIGKMVTGKVSARNISSPIGIAKVYGSTFDWVKFWTLTGLISMALAFMNLLPIPGLDGGHVVFLLIEMVQRKPVSEKVLEKAQLVGFVILICLMVFAFGNDILKSFGK, encoded by the coding sequence ATGAATGGATTGATTATGGCGGGGCAGCTGTTGCTCGGATTGTCTTTATTGGTAATATTACACGAATTAGGGCATTTTTTGGCAGCAAGAGCATTTGGTATTAAAGTAGAAAAGTTTTATTTATTTTTTGATGCTTGGGGATTTAAACTTTTCAGTTTCAAAAGAGGTGATGTTGAATATGGAGTGGGTTGGTTGCCACTTGGAGGTTACGTAAAAATAGCCGGAATGATTGATGAAAGTATGGACACCGAGCAAATGGCTCAACCAGCTCAACCTTGGGAATTTCGTTCTAAACCAGCTTGGCAACGTTTAATCGTAATGTTAGGCGGTATAATTGTAAATGTTATTGTTGGTATTTTCATTTTTTGGATGCTAACCTTTAGCAAAGGTCAAACTTACATTGTAAATACTAAACTGGCCGATGGAATATCTGTTGGTGCAATAGGAAGAGATATTGGTCTTCAAAGTGGCGATAAAATTTTAGCCATCAATGGAAAAAAACTGATTCGTTTTGAAGATATTTTAAGCTCTAAAGTAATTTTTGGCGATGCGCAATTAACGGTTTTACGTGGTGATAAAACGCTTTACGTAACGGTTCCAGATAATGTGCTGAATAAAATCTCAAAAAATGAAAAAGAGAATTTTATTTCGCCACGTTTCAAAATGGGAAGCATTAAAGAAGTTAGTGCACCTAATGAAAAGACAGATAGTCCTTCGTTTTTTGATAAATTATTTAGACGTGAAAGGGTTATTCCTGAATACCCAGCTTATGCTGCGGGAATTAAAGCCGGCGATAGTATTTTAAGCGTAAACGGAAAAGAAATTATTTTCTTTGATCAGTTTAAGGACGAAATCTCGAAAAATGTTGATAAACCAGTTGCTATCCATGCTTTGCGTAAGGGTAAAGCTGTTGATTTTAAATTAACGGTAACGGCTGATGGTATTATAGGCGTTATTCCTAATTTCAATGAACTTCCAACTGCACACGTAGATTATTCGTTCGCTGAAGCACTGCCCGTTGGTGCAAATATGGCTTGGAGTACTTTTGCTGATAATGCAAAAGGTATTGGCAAAATGGTAACTGGAAAAGTAAGTGCCCGTAACATTAGCAGTCCGATTGGTATTGCAAAAGTTTATGGAAGTACATTTGATTGGGTAAAATTCTGGACATTAACAGGATTAATTTCAATGGCTTTAGCTTTTATGAACTTATTACCAATTCCTGGTTTAGACGGCGGTCATGTTGTTTTTTTATTAATCGAAATGGTACAACGAAAACCAGTAAGCGAAAAAGTTTTAGAGAAAGCTCAGCTTGTAGGTTTCGTAATATTAATTTGTTTAATGGTTTTTGCTTTTGGAAATGATATTTTAAAATCTTTCGGTAAGTAA
- the hscB gene encoding Fe-S protein assembly co-chaperone HscB: MSEEKLQPNYFDFYELPVQFNPDQQAVKAKFYSFSKAYHPDFYANESDEKQLEVLDLSTLNNKAYQTLSNPKKRLKYVLELKGVVSTDEGYQLPQSFLMEMMDVNEALMDLELDPDAERLAQVSLDVDEIEVSLQDELEKLIEQFDQSPIVSESLLPSIKDIFYRQKYILRLRERLPKASL, from the coding sequence ATGAGCGAAGAAAAACTACAACCCAACTACTTTGATTTTTATGAGTTGCCCGTTCAGTTCAACCCTGATCAGCAAGCTGTAAAGGCAAAGTTTTATTCATTTAGTAAAGCATATCATCCAGATTTTTATGCGAATGAAAGCGATGAAAAGCAGCTGGAAGTATTGGATTTATCAACCTTAAATAATAAGGCGTATCAAACCTTAAGCAATCCTAAAAAGCGTTTAAAATATGTGTTAGAACTTAAAGGAGTAGTTTCTACAGACGAAGGATATCAACTTCCACAATCATTTTTAATGGAAATGATGGATGTAAACGAAGCGTTAATGGATTTAGAATTAGATCCGGATGCGGAAAGGTTGGCGCAAGTAAGCTTAGATGTAGATGAGATTGAAGTAAGCTTGCAAGATGAATTAGAGAAACTTATCGAGCAATTTGATCAAAGTCCTATTGTTTCAGAAAGCTTACTTCCATCGATAAAGGACATATTTTATCGTCAGAAATATATTTTAAGATTAAGAGAGCGATTACCTAAAGCAAGCTTATAG
- a CDS encoding DUF3817 domain-containing protein, with protein MNSSLSIFRKVAVAEGISYLLLLFVAMPLKYFADLPLYVKYTGWAHGLLFVLYAATLVLAWQEQKWKFFKVVLIFLASLLPFMPFIVDRKLKDERAK; from the coding sequence ATGAATAGCTCTTTATCAATTTTTCGCAAAGTTGCAGTGGCAGAAGGAATATCCTACTTGCTTTTATTATTTGTGGCGATGCCACTCAAATATTTTGCTGATTTACCTTTATATGTGAAGTATACTGGGTGGGCGCACGGTTTATTATTTGTGCTTTATGCAGCAACTTTAGTTCTGGCTTGGCAAGAGCAAAAATGGAAATTTTTTAAAGTTGTTTTGATCTTTTTAGCGTCGCTTTTACCGTTTATGCCGTTTATCGTAGATCGAAAACTTAAGGATGAAAGAGCAAAATAA
- a CDS encoding AraC family transcriptional regulator, whose amino-acid sequence MNNFFNYLSLNIEDDQWGLSVLNAGCTQIDSASAYPLEKHPDEYHFKWNTGRILNEYQLIYVTKGEGIFESDSFDKAIVKSGTVIILFPGERHRYMPRLDTGWNEYWIGFKGRIMDDLVERKVFSPKQPCIYLGYNEQAFTLLNSIIEKTNNEHIGYQPQISGATLHLLGFIHSIDKEVNAQKDEKNTLIEKAKLLFRSNITNSYSPEQAANELSIGYSHFRKLFKLSTGISPGQYYIQLKIDKAKEMLRDHKIPIKEIAYELKFDSYFYFSKLFKDKTGFTPSAFRAASKVF is encoded by the coding sequence ATGAATAACTTTTTCAATTATCTATCTCTAAATATAGAAGATGATCAATGGGGCCTTTCTGTTTTAAATGCAGGCTGCACTCAAATTGATTCGGCAAGTGCTTATCCTTTGGAAAAACATCCTGACGAATACCATTTTAAGTGGAATACTGGCCGTATATTAAATGAGTATCAATTAATTTATGTTACCAAAGGAGAGGGAATATTTGAATCTGATAGTTTTGATAAGGCTATTGTGAAATCAGGAACTGTAATAATCCTTTTTCCTGGAGAAAGACACCGATATATGCCAAGGTTGGACACTGGTTGGAATGAATATTGGATCGGCTTTAAGGGAAGAATAATGGATGATTTAGTGGAAAGGAAAGTCTTTAGTCCGAAGCAACCTTGCATATATCTTGGTTATAATGAGCAAGCTTTTACCTTGCTAAATTCGATAATCGAAAAAACAAATAACGAACATATCGGCTATCAACCTCAAATTTCGGGTGCAACACTTCATTTATTGGGTTTTATACATTCCATTGATAAGGAAGTAAATGCTCAAAAAGATGAAAAAAATACGCTAATTGAGAAGGCAAAATTGTTATTTCGAAGCAACATAACTAATTCTTATTCGCCAGAGCAAGCCGCAAATGAACTATCTATTGGCTATTCACATTTCCGTAAACTTTTCAAATTAAGTACAGGTATTTCACCTGGCCAATATTACATTCAGTTAAAAATTGATAAAGCAAAAGAAATGCTTCGTGATCATAAAATACCAATTAAAGAGATTGCATACGAGCTTAAATTTGATTCGTATTTTTATTTTTCTAAACTCTTCAAAGATAAAACAGGATTTACGCCAAGTGCATTCCGAGCTGCTAGTAAGGTTTTTTAG
- a CDS encoding family 43 glycosylhydrolase: MKFYAVLIACLCYSIVVQSQIKNFTKDGKQITRFDNLGNAIDAHDGEIALFNGTYYLYGTSYDCGFEWNNKTAPFCGFKSYSSKDMVNWKDKGFLFDAQNPLWQSRCDGKTYGCFRPHVIYNSKNKTYVLWINVYDNVCGYRVFTGKTPIGPFIEVAEPKIAVNSNMPAAGLNNGDHDLFIDDDGTGYLAFTDWRTKGTIVVEQLTDDYLSGTGKVATSITPGKTEAPALFKRKGIYYITYSDPNCGYCAGTGTSYRTAKSPLGPWSEGKRISDNSCGGQPSFVSTMKVNKETIFLYGSDLWNNAAKNEAKANFYWAPLSFAEDGSINPLNCLSNFAVKKSTVEAKDEYTAGCDIGKDKQRSQVFTATKSGKLNSFTFTTLKSGYPDADLSLSFYESTSDSARSEKPLFQLNVPMDSIGWSAKIINTAPKIEVIKGKEYLVIISSKTSKGCYGFAVGDLTGNSTKYTAVSEDNGKVFTPQKNKQLKYSFNIQ, translated from the coding sequence ATGAAATTTTACGCTGTATTAATAGCCTGTTTATGCTATAGCATTGTAGTTCAGTCTCAAATAAAAAACTTTACCAAAGATGGAAAACAAATAACCCGCTTTGATAATTTAGGGAATGCTATAGATGCCCACGACGGGGAAATTGCTTTATTCAATGGTACCTATTACTTATATGGAACGAGTTACGATTGCGGTTTTGAGTGGAATAACAAAACTGCCCCATTTTGTGGCTTCAAATCCTATTCCTCCAAAGATATGGTTAATTGGAAGGATAAAGGATTTCTGTTTGATGCTCAAAATCCGCTTTGGCAATCAAGATGTGACGGAAAAACTTATGGATGTTTTCGGCCACACGTAATTTATAACAGCAAAAATAAAACCTATGTGCTTTGGATAAATGTTTACGATAATGTATGCGGGTATCGGGTATTTACAGGCAAAACGCCTATCGGGCCATTTATTGAGGTTGCTGAACCAAAAATTGCAGTCAATAGCAATATGCCTGCAGCTGGATTAAATAATGGCGATCACGATCTTTTTATTGATGATGATGGAACTGGCTACCTTGCCTTTACCGATTGGCGGACAAAAGGAACCATTGTTGTGGAACAACTAACCGATGATTATCTTTCAGGCACAGGTAAAGTGGCAACATCTATTACACCAGGCAAAACAGAGGCACCAGCTTTATTTAAGAGAAAGGGAATCTATTATATTACTTATTCAGATCCTAATTGTGGTTATTGTGCCGGAACTGGTACCTCCTATAGAACTGCAAAATCGCCTTTAGGACCATGGTCTGAAGGGAAACGAATAAGCGATAATTCTTGCGGAGGACAACCCTCATTTGTTTCCACTATGAAAGTGAATAAGGAAACAATTTTTCTTTACGGTAGCGATTTATGGAATAATGCTGCAAAAAATGAGGCGAAGGCAAACTTCTATTGGGCGCCTCTTAGTTTTGCTGAAGATGGCTCAATTAATCCACTCAACTGTTTATCAAATTTCGCTGTTAAAAAATCGACTGTTGAAGCAAAGGATGAATATACTGCTGGTTGCGATATTGGTAAAGACAAGCAGAGAAGTCAAGTTTTTACAGCAACAAAATCAGGCAAATTAAATTCTTTCACTTTTACTACGCTAAAGAGTGGCTATCCTGATGCTGATCTTTCTTTAAGTTTCTACGAATCTACCTCCGATTCTGCCAGAAGTGAAAAACCCTTATTCCAGTTAAATGTACCTATGGATTCTATTGGATGGTCTGCGAAGATTATCAACACTGCACCCAAAATAGAAGTGATAAAAGGCAAGGAATACTTGGTCATTATCAGTTCTAAAACCAGCAAAGGTTGTTATGGATTTGCAGTGGGAGATTTAACCGGAAATTCTACTAAATATACCGCAGTAAGTGAAGACAATGGAAAGGTTTTTACACCTCAAAAAAATAAACAACTCAAGTACAGCTTCAATATACAATAA
- a CDS encoding SusC/RagA family TonB-linked outer membrane protein has translation MEKFTSTNDYTRSRGKVGLAVSKNSIFMLAFLLTAFGIPSYANSETYKDEEKLFVKSFRIDVSGRIVDKSGAPIPGATIRVKSGKAATVSDADGRFTIKGITAEDVLVISYQGYTQKEISASGNLSAIQLVDAENNLTEVVVVGYGTTQKKDLTGSVSTISAAQVKDLPVSSIDQKLVGQIAGVQISAPTGAPGGGVNVKIRGTGSITAGNNPLYVVDGFAISNSGGQAYNPLNVISPDDIENVTVLKDASSTAIYGSRGSNGVIVITTKRGKTGPPVVSINAYIGSQQVPQKGRPDVLNGTEYAQFRREMFIDARTAAGQTTTETDIPLEFRNPSQYGEGTDWYDAVLRTATQSNIDASIRGGSESTRYSFSVGRLEQQGTIRYTDYRRYSVNFNIESDISKKIKVGLSIAPSGGIQNRNGFESGQRDILTRTLWLSPIVPITDVAGNRTTFITSPGAIGAGNPLNTLEFAGTKAKYFRGLATAFAEYKIFDGLKAKYSFNYDYTNNSSFAFNPSFVIGETSNPNPNPSIPSSSTAQNTTSNWLSEITLSYEKTFGTDHKISAVAGYTAQQERYDGYSFGATNYPDNLIQTINASTLLNGAAAGIEKWALISYLARVNYTFKDKYLLTGTVRSDGSSRFGSNYRYGTFPSAAFAWRASQENFLKSATWLSDLKLRASYGRTGNFNIPNYQYASSIGSSNYSFGGALANGRVSGSIANQNLTWEKADELDLGLDLSVFNSRLGFTFDFYNRITSDLLLNAELPSASGFSTSTINLGKVRNRGLEFGVTSKNLTGEFTWSTNANISINRNIVLELNPGNNNAPIYSGRSGGGYSTHKTEVGQPIGQFFGFQFDGIYQNAAELASQPKHGSSIVGSVRYKDIDGNGIIEEVKDFTVIGNAQPDFTYGITNNFGYKNFDLNILVVGTQGGQIMKTGNEFFLNTDGVFNVDRRVLDRFRSPSNPGDGFAPTTVGGRPLYREVNSQWIEDASFLRIQNISLGYNFKQKFITSSKFVKTLRLYTSVQNLVTFTKYSGANPEAGTNDGFSALTPGRDFTAYPLPRIITAGINMTF, from the coding sequence ATGGAAAAATTTACTTCAACAAACGATTATACTCGTTCGCGAGGAAAAGTCGGATTGGCAGTATCGAAGAATTCTATCTTCATGCTGGCCTTTTTGCTTACCGCTTTTGGTATTCCCAGTTACGCCAATTCAGAAACTTACAAAGACGAGGAGAAACTTTTTGTAAAAAGTTTCCGTATTGATGTTTCTGGAAGAATAGTTGATAAAAGCGGTGCTCCAATTCCAGGTGCAACCATTAGGGTAAAATCAGGAAAAGCCGCAACGGTGAGTGATGCTGATGGTCGTTTCACCATTAAAGGCATAACAGCCGAAGATGTACTTGTCATTTCTTATCAAGGTTATACGCAAAAAGAAATCTCTGCATCAGGCAATTTATCGGCTATTCAGTTGGTAGATGCGGAAAATAATTTGACAGAAGTTGTGGTGGTTGGTTATGGTACCACTCAAAAGAAAGATTTAACAGGATCAGTTTCAACAATTTCAGCTGCGCAGGTAAAGGATTTGCCAGTAAGCTCAATAGATCAAAAACTTGTAGGTCAAATTGCTGGCGTACAAATCAGCGCTCCAACGGGTGCACCGGGTGGTGGTGTAAATGTTAAGATAAGGGGTACGGGATCTATCACCGCAGGTAATAATCCATTATATGTTGTAGATGGTTTTGCAATTTCAAATTCTGGCGGACAAGCCTATAATCCGCTAAACGTCATTAGTCCTGATGATATTGAAAATGTGACGGTATTAAAAGATGCTTCTTCAACTGCAATTTATGGCTCTCGTGGTTCTAACGGCGTAATCGTTATTACCACAAAGCGTGGCAAGACAGGTCCTCCGGTGGTAAGTATTAATGCCTATATCGGTTCGCAGCAGGTTCCTCAAAAAGGTAGACCAGATGTGCTAAACGGAACAGAATATGCGCAGTTTAGAAGAGAAATGTTTATCGATGCTCGTACTGCGGCGGGACAAACCACTACTGAAACGGATATTCCATTGGAATTTAGAAACCCATCTCAGTACGGTGAAGGAACGGATTGGTATGATGCTGTTTTAAGGACGGCCACACAAAGTAATATTGATGCCAGTATTCGTGGTGGTTCCGAAAGTACACGATATTCATTTTCCGTTGGAAGATTGGAGCAACAAGGAACGATAAGATATACAGATTACAGACGTTATTCGGTAAATTTCAACATAGAATCTGATATTAGTAAGAAGATTAAAGTAGGTTTGAGCATTGCCCCAAGTGGCGGAATACAGAATAGAAACGGCTTTGAGTCGGGTCAGCGAGATATTTTAACGCGTACCCTTTGGCTTAGTCCGATTGTACCCATAACGGACGTCGCAGGAAACAGAACTACTTTTATTACTTCGCCAGGTGCAATTGGTGCAGGGAATCCACTTAACACGCTCGAATTTGCAGGTACCAAAGCAAAATATTTTAGAGGTTTGGCAACCGCTTTTGCAGAATATAAAATATTTGATGGATTAAAAGCAAAGTATAGTTTTAACTATGATTATACCAACAACAGTTCTTTTGCCTTCAATCCTTCTTTTGTAATTGGCGAAACAAGTAATCCAAATCCAAACCCTTCCATTCCATCATCTAGTACTGCTCAAAATACCACATCAAACTGGCTTTCTGAAATAACACTTTCTTATGAAAAAACCTTTGGAACTGATCACAAAATAAGTGCAGTTGCTGGTTACACTGCTCAACAGGAAAGATATGATGGTTACTCTTTTGGGGCAACAAATTATCCGGATAATTTAATCCAAACCATAAATGCCTCAACCCTGCTTAACGGTGCTGCGGCTGGAATTGAAAAATGGGCGTTAATTTCTTACTTGGCCAGAGTCAATTATACTTTTAAGGATAAATATTTATTAACAGGAACGGTTCGTTCGGATGGATCCTCACGTTTCGGTTCTAACTATCGTTATGGAACATTTCCTTCGGCAGCATTTGCCTGGAGAGCTTCACAAGAAAACTTTCTTAAAAGTGCTACCTGGCTAAGCGATTTAAAGTTGAGAGCAAGTTATGGTCGTACCGGAAATTTTAATATTCCAAATTACCAATATGCATCTAGTATCGGCTCGTCTAATTACTCATTCGGTGGCGCGTTGGCAAATGGAAGGGTTTCTGGTTCAATTGCAAATCAGAATCTAACATGGGAGAAAGCCGACGAGCTTGATTTGGGTTTAGACTTATCTGTATTTAATAGTAGACTAGGTTTTACTTTCGATTTTTATAATCGGATAACCAGTGATTTATTATTGAACGCTGAACTTCCATCAGCTTCTGGGTTTTCTACATCAACCATTAATTTGGGTAAGGTTAGAAATAGAGGACTCGAATTTGGTGTTACCTCAAAAAATTTAACAGGGGAATTTACCTGGAGTACGAATGCAAACATCAGCATCAATCGCAATATTGTATTGGAGTTAAATCCAGGTAATAATAATGCGCCAATTTATAGCGGTAGAAGTGGTGGTGGATATTCGACACACAAAACTGAAGTTGGACAACCAATCGGACAGTTTTTCGGATTCCAATTTGATGGCATTTACCAAAACGCTGCTGAGCTTGCAAGTCAGCCAAAACATGGTTCTTCAATCGTTGGATCTGTACGTTATAAAGATATAGATGGAAACGGTATTATAGAAGAAGTGAAGGATTTCACCGTAATCGGTAATGCGCAACCTGATTTTACTTATGGAATTACTAATAATTTCGGTTATAAAAATTTCGATTTGAATATACTGGTTGTTGGTACACAAGGTGGTCAGATTATGAAAACAGGTAACGAGTTCTTTTTAAATACAGACGGCGTATTTAATGTCGATCGCAGGGTTTTAGACAGATTCCGTTCGCCATCTAACCCAGGAGATGGATTTGCCCCAACAACTGTTGGCGGAAGGCCACTTTACCGTGAGGTTAATTCTCAATGGATTGAAGATGCAAGTTTTTTACGTATCCAAAATATCTCCTTAGGTTATAATTTTAAGCAAAAATTTATCACTTCTTCTAAGTTTGTTAAAACGCTAAGGCTTTATACCAGCGTTCAAAACCTGGTAACTTTTACTAAATATAGTGGAGCAAATCCTGAAGCAGGAACGAACGATGGTTTCTCTGCACTTACACCAGGTAGGGATTTCACCGCTTATCCATTGCCTAGAATTATTACTGCAGGAATAAACATGACCTTCTAA